The sequence below is a genomic window from Lolium perenne isolate Kyuss_39 chromosome 4, Kyuss_2.0, whole genome shotgun sequence.
CGCTAGCTGAGCCTTCCCCATGtggccgtattaatgcacaccactgctcctttgtGCCTCCGCGGTAAGCCTTCCCCGCGCGCCATGTAATAATTGTGCatgatcaagtaagtttgatcataaaagatgatcacataagctcgatgattacctataatataacctaaaaattatcttaatttcTAAATGAAGACATAAAATAattagttgtttgattaggaaagacaaaggaaattttaTTGAGATTGAGTgcatttcatagttgttatagacagatagaaatattaccaagagataggattgtagagaaagcaatccataggtattttggagggttctcaatcctttgaatcaagcaagctctctaggaaaaatccctatgtgtaaaaatcctacaAGATACATTTAGAAATTCTTTGaccaaacaaactccgattcatattagttgactataatatggatatatctagacacattttagttctagattcatccatatcatttgacaagtaataagAATCagagtgagtatattaaatggagtaaTATATATggttcgaaaaaattaagttatactgtaTTAAAGAAACCATTTATGTGGTCAAACTGATTTTACGGGACAGTATCTACACCAGTACGTAGTGGCGTGTTATCCTAGCCAAAGTTTTACTCGACGCCtcgatgcagctgctgaagaataTAAAAAGTCATATCCACTGCTACTCTTACCTCCATCATTTCTGCCTgtccttggctctccacttccatcatcaTTCTCCACTCGCCAACCGCTGCTAGCAAgttttttcatcctctagatctcccatttgcatagctttctctcctcacccctccgcagaaccgcaTCACTCCTCCTTCCCCATCACTCGACCTCACACACACTTGCAtccgccctcttaaatccatctcgtctccatggcggcattgaacaaatctccctaccatcgtcggctacttgcaacatttttcgggaggaatggattggcttcaccaacttgcctcctgaaaggtacacGATGTACGGGCGTGCAATGttattgttgaagattgtaatttgcgaagtgcccacaaaagctggacgttactcagattacaagctcatcgctctattcaattctggactcgcttacctggctaatggtagccaggagtggagaTTTTTCGACATTGTTAGTaggggtgtagattacagtgacgccatcgagcacaataacttcattgttgcggtggatgggtggaccaGCACCACATATTGttgggatcaatcacaggccggtaattcgtcaatccatatgatatacttcgcaatatattttaatatcaagcccattcatgatactatattgtaactgaattaactaattgctcattaagattttttcacctttcaaataactgtgcaccatttaattatcctaacctgactgaaccattgctacaaatgaattacagtagtatatgcagtgcactaatctgtcaacccaaactagattattgcagtatatgaatgcattcctgaattagttactgcatgctcttttcagaatatgaataaggagcttagctttgacctcttcatcaattgatgcatgcaaactttcaatttatttgaatattcgatgtactcaaaatattacaatcatggatcagataaggttgagacatgtatctaccatcaatgaatatgagtgtaattaacatacatctcaaatgggaataattttatttcttcgagtttgTATACAAGTATAAGGACCgcatcctccatttgatcctacaaatgtgaagttgcagctactggtattattgtcttcctgagccattcaaacactattttttgtctccgtttacaatgcagatgcacaccttgccctgccattcgtgatcccatcaccgataGAGGAACCATttggcagatggtttttagctcgatcagccgatggcaagcgcttgatgatcatccatgaagatcgatatatacgtagcaatgatcaccttgagcctgcagaagttctgcatgatggtaatggccttatcctgcgggagtgtcctgcccctgtcatacatatttttgagaaagatctatcccaGATTGGAaccaattggagtcgagttgacagccttggcacacactctctattcattggactgaattatccaatgaacctgaagataaatgatggcaatgctcctgatggaacattaactccattcatgaggtcaaattgtctgtacatcgcgtactatgcatttcgggaaccagcatttagttatatttgtcgttgtaacctgcagcaaggggaaaatgagctcatgggagttatcacccttccaaaaGATGGTTGGGGATTTCCCTGACAGGCGAcgatgtggtttaagcctagtctaAAAAATATCCacatgttgatgcaaccctaaacttagccatgaatctttctggagcaaataatcttttttgtacgatatgtttgaacaattcagtaacctgtttcgtatcttaatatgctcttccttttttctgaatcttatatagctggacccatttcagtgtgtctgtttactcattttagtgcgTATGTAtcccacattgaagtaatctaatcttataatttaaaacagatggtgatgaactctgtatttccatccttcgtgAACCGTGCATGTTTGTTTattttttagtttcatttcagcaactgttattagtatatgcacaccttttttatgttgagaggagtataagggcattacaatgctatatactatatggcgctaatagagaatAAATGAATGTCAAAAGATTGGAAAATCCTCTAGGTGCTCTCCTTGcagcgctaattgctgatggcagACTGACTTTCTGTTGGTTCCGGTGCTTTAGCCAGGACAGGagaaaagagtttcacgcccctGCTTTCTTTTGCGTCGACGCTAGGCCTACCACTGGGATTCACCTCTCCAACCGCCAATCGACGAGGAAATAATTCCTAGCGCCCTTTCAGTAGCGTCTGTGTTGGACatgccctaatgttttcctgctaaaaggtgcaatcttttaagcacaTAGGTAtggtatttccccaccagcctaGATGCAGGTcgccaaacgcgtcttaaccaaggtttaaaatagcatgCTCAATGAATTAGCGacagcctccttcaaacgatataGACGCTATATCATGGTAATAGcgtggtatattttaaatagcattttcaaaataatactaaatatagcctaaaaataaataattttactagaacgaatagatatatatatatagtccaaaagtgactgaatcatacatacataaccacatatagaaatagatctcaagtattttagaaggctaacatcaacatttcacaaggcaacaacatagtataaattatttattaaaaaataTTCGTATTAGTGATATTATCTTCTgatttagaagtggaaccaacagattgtagttcatcaccacgaaaaagtgaaagcaactttcctgaaaaatagcgcgctaacgctATAAAGTTTTAGGGCAATATAGCATGttgtttcgcaaatagcgccacagcgagcaaaattactaagcgtggaccctctagatatgctatagcgcgctattaGCGGAGAAATAGCTTGTTATTTTAAACCTTGCttaactgggcttcattgaggccctggtttgacaaagaagcctgagtacgcatctaaaaaaaaCAGCCTaaggacgcatgcttgtaaaaaagagagagcagactacaattacttcagtcctgaaccctctatctctcccacctacttcacctcttttacactaatgactgtcatgaacggctcgcctcctcctTCCACCGGTAGCTGCCTGGCGGTAACggccgccgacacagatgaacatcaccgatatttcctgaactcagtcgatttgatccaccgcatcctccagtagcttgatggacgtccagtctcttctatccagatcgtgactagagaaggatctacaagtacatccgtttcttaccctttggcagcgtcggttccatctcttgcggtactttcttctccgctggaagcaccatctggctcggcactgatttccctggTGGCGGGGCCAGCTTCTCTGGCTATGCCGACCCTAACCCCCGCGGCgcggtcttctccggtggcggcaccaccaaaagtggctgtaagttgtcctgaactcactaggatgcaggtgtaagtagtcaatgatagttggggtcCTAAATAAGTTCTTTTTTTCTTTAATGACGGGAAACCATAGTAGTATTCTTCggcaaatgtttttttaatgacgggaaacagtagatgttaagtactagttctggcaaaaaaagatgttaagtaatagtatccatcacagagcagggtttcACAGTCTGgacatacaaatatatgctcgATGTTACCTAtttcagaaagtctgaaagcttgctcagtacctgtaaaatcaaattgtcttgctgctgctagattttgtgcaaactaattaaagagatagtTAGATGTATTTTCTCCATGTATGCTACATTCTGATTTATatgctgttgattgatatataccgtgcttaactagatgcagaagcaaactcgttccaacgtcaatgagcaactacgtcttaggactgtcgattatacatgtcaaaaagccaaaggtgacaggcatgcgtgatgcagcaattcaacgttgtatattaaaagggcgagggaaaggccgtcctaaacgggttggtcacttggcagaccctcctcagccctcgcgcttctatgtgcaactggacgacaacgatgacatgtatatgttggtcattcccagagaattcaagcaatgtctgaaagggattcttcccaggcctatcaagctcaagaccagcgtaggttgcgcctggtatgtgcacatcgatgagtaccagggtgaactggtcttgaaggatggttggttcgggtttgcggaggcgcatgaactgcagctcgatgacCTTCTCATCTTCGAGGTGAAAGAaacttccttgatgaatgtgttgatctacgatTGTAACACATCCACCCAGAGGATAATATTgtgtgctgatcacccttagttgcatgcatgacCTGCAGTgtttttaggaagaggggatcagaaacacctcaatattttattgaattaactagatgctgcttttggacctagggtagtgccctgctgatgttcaaactgaacttggtttttgtattaagctgaactggggatcagatacactgtgatgagactttgttaattagctaatatagtatatgttagacttgttttattttactttaattgactgtgatatgctgcggtagtttcaatgtgtggtctgatgatttgtattatacctagctacatggagctcaacattttgaaatattcatagatttgtaagtgtaaatgtgatatatccTAGATGTAGTCAATGATATCTTGTACGAGCTTGTAAAATCTCAGGGAAAAATACATTGTATTTTagaaagtgtaaaagtgaccaatttttttatctgattgtagcgaacacaagtgcagatggtcaaaccccaaaaacttctcatattcattgttaaatggtcgagatataaaggtattttacgcacAGGTTTAATACTCAAttgcttacatccatgtttgtttgcagattttttttgacacctcttaatgctccctccgatccttttttttttgagatacacattacaaacacagacgctctcatatagatgtatctagacacatattagttgtagagacatccgttttatcatcaagtaatgaggatcagatggagtatcgttttcattttaccaaaagaaatggatatactgtatagtacaacgtagtcTGAGGCCCTGAGCTCCaaatgcaatttctgtgtgcacactgaACGGATCATAAACCACACGACATGTCTCACTGGTTGGAAGGTTCGGACCCCACCAGATACTGGTAAATCCCAGTGACCCGGCGGGTGaagttttctgtgtggattcctacgtacctggcttcgttcctccaagaCACCCGCATTTTTATTGAGCGGGaggacacgcgcatttattcccttgctgatgtatcattctcagtttctcgcagccccctcatgttcagatctccccagatccctcgtcgtccatctcccctgagtcctctccctacaccaccggcgtccaccaccgctcggactacgcggcttggactccgtcctctacggatgcaGCGACTTCGTAtctaaaaactccactaaggcagcgtggcatccccgattctctcggtccatggttgcaatggcggtatgtttcccccgaatcactagcgttgccggtcacatctttattatatcgAAGCTTTATTGTCagttgcttagcattgtttgatatagaaTATTTCTCTCgtccagtgtatatattaatcctctggtaaagactcgggttacacatgcacgcatgctagctaggttaGGACTAGATCTAATGTGTGAAgtaataatcgttcaaatatgatattggtcaatccacggcccatgatcacatatgaggacaccgagcatgcatgtaTGGCTTGTtgactctttaggccgacgctgattttttttgtttgcttgatCAATCTGTACTagcggatgatgaactgcagatgcattactctgatgctagacctagcTAGCAAGCATGTATGGCTCgtgctagcttgatttctattctcatagctactatttatatcgatttggctttctgcgatacaatgatacactatgctgaataatttgatgatacaagaTTGTACATATCAacctagctagattcagaagcttattgttcagactgtgtgtttgataagaacaatgatccgctgactttgctaggtgccttaAATTATGCATTTGAttggaattacggtcagaagctagaggcattatctaattgaggcctcttttttgtagtgttcaaacaagaagctcaagctagagcttatcatggaaggagacatctgtagagccagccccagtgtgcaaggtgtttaggcgcatcaATGAGGAGAATACCGCTGACAGCTTATGCAAGACGATACTttgcttgtccgaggttcgattatcggtatctccatacctagttcaacctcgttaccgacaagaactctttactcgtactgtggtatgtcatctcttgtgtccGTGTCACATACTTGCAagataattagacgacattccaccgagagggcccagagtatatctatccgtcattaggatggacaaatcccactcttgatccatatgcctcaactcatacttttcgaatactcaatctcatctttataaccacccatttacgcagtggcgtttgatgtaatcaaagtacccttccggtgtaagtgatttacatgatctcatggtcgaaggactaggttactatgtatcgaaagcttatagcaagatgaacttaatgacttgatcttatgctatgcttatttgggtgtgtgtccattacatcattcacccaatgacataaccttgttattaacaatatccaatgttcatgatcaggaaaccatgatcatctattaatcaacaatctAATTTtacaagagacttactagggactcttttctgtttacataacacacatgtattaatgtttccggttaatacaattatagcatgggatgcaaacatttatcataaacacaaagatataataataaccactttattattgcctcttcggCATATCTCTAACAACacgaaggtcccactccttgctcGCCATATCTTGGCTCGCTGCAAATGCTAAAATCGAGCGTGCCGTTTTGGGCTGCTTTTAAAAGCTTGTGATGTAGGTACGCGGGAGCCTGTGTCGCACCAAACGAACAAAACTTGGCTCAACGCATGCGAGAAACGACTCCGCGAGGAACCAAAGATGCCGCTCACCTCGCTTTACCCTGCTTCTTTGGTTTTTCTGTGGGCTACTTGGAGCAAGAAAATGAAGTGAGGTTTAGAGTTGGTCGGCGTGCTGCATTAGAATTTGGGGAAGACAATAACTAGGGCAGAAAAATGGTGCGGAAAGTTATTTTGACTCCCGAGCTCCAGTGCTCTCGttgttttttaaaaaataaaaaatattttaCAAGTTATTAAAAAAATAATTTTGAAAATTGTCATTAGTACATCCCACAATCATGCAAAATCTCAACCTGAAATTCTTTTTTATTTTgtgataaaaaaatgaaaaaatctaatatgtttggtagatttgaaaatgactacaCAGATCTAAACTTTTGTTATCTTAGTGTAGCTCAAAATATAAAATATTTGAAATTGATTTTTACATGTTTGTGGGATACATCATTAACTATTCGCAGATTTGTTGTTAGAACTTTTCGAAATTTAAAACtagaatttttattttttttaaaaagcGAGATCACTCGCCTTCATGTGCATCAAATCTCCAAAATGGACAACCTTATCCTCCCCACTCCCTAGTTCCTTAGAGATGCTTTGAGAGTCTACCATCCTCCTCCTTCACCGCCCTCTCCCTCCTTCTCTCCGGCGGTGCTGCCGGCCGGTGAGGGGTTGAGTTAGGTGGTTGGCTTTCGCTTTGTATAATACTAGTAGGATTAGCTGTAGGGTCACTTGATATTGTTGTTTGTTATGTTGGTTCTGTGGCGGATACCCGTGTTCTTGTCTCCCTCCTCGGATTGCGACGTCGTCAGGCTCTGCCGTCCTGGTGCTCTTGCACAGCAGTGGACGACCGTCGATGTGGCTCTTCGGTGTGCTCCTAAGGTGTGAGACAGGAGAGTGGTTGTCGTTGGCGAGAGCCCCTCCAATAAGTGCGTGTGTTTGCTGGTTCGTCGAAGGCGGTCAAGATCGGAAGCTTCCCCCTCTCATCGTGGTGATGGTGAGGTACTACATGTGGGTGTTGTCCGTGCTGAGGTGGAGCTGCTGCAGGGGAGTGCGGAAGCTGCTCTCGGGAGTGGAATCACGGCGGCTTTTTGTTCGTTGCCGTTCAAGATGATCGTGCGGCGACTTCTCCCACGTTGGTCATCGGCATCGGTTCTTCCCGGTCAACGTTTGCAAGTGAAATCAAAGCTCTAGGCTTCTATGCCGATTTGGAGGCCTCTTACCTTCAGTGTAGTTTGCTCCCGGCACCTCGGCTATGTCCCCGGTGGTGTTGTGCTTGACTGCATCGTGGCTTCGAGAAGCAGTGGTGTTGGAGCTAGACCCGATTGCGTCTCGTGTGTATTTTCCTAGGTCTCTAGTGCAAAAAGGCTGGACCTGTTTGTGTCCTCTCTGTAATTGTGCCACTGCTCAAGCTCAATGATAGCTTCTAGGTCCTTCGAGGACCGACCCTGGTTCAAAAGAAACAAAATCTGAAATGGTAAAGCCGCCAACGGAGGATGAGGTCTTTGTGCTTGGGCTTGGGCTTGGGCCTAGCGCTTGCTGTCCaccaggccggcccagcaacaCGAGTCAGGCCTACGGAGCTCCCTCTTTGCAGTGCTGGCAGCGAGGACTGCTCGCTCAAGTCCAAGTGGATAACCATGCCGCTCGTCGTCGTGGTTCCCTCGGCGGCGGCGCCGCTCCGGCGACCGCAGCCCTCCCGCTTTGTGCATCCTCGTAGGAACCTTGCCCTAACCAGAACACGCTGCGCCCCTTCGCCACCAGCAGAGGCGCAGTCAGTAAAGCCGCCGAGACCGCGGCGGTACCCGAAGCAGTTCCCAGGCGAGGCGGTGGGCGTCGCCGAGGAGATGCGGTTCGTCGCGATGCGCCTCCGTAACCCTAAGAAAACTACTCTCAAGGACAATACGGGGGCTGCGGAGGACGATGGATCGGAGGACGATGACCAGGAGGTGAAGGAGGACAACAgcgagctggaggaggaagaggaagaggaggaggaggaggaggatgaggaggaggaggacaaccaCCAAGTGGCGGAGGAAGGCGATGCGGAAGTGGAGGGGGAGTGGATGCCCAGCATTGAAGGCTTCGTGAGGTACCTGGTGGACAGCAAGCTTGTCTTCGACACCGTCGAGCGGGTAGTAGCCGGGTCCACGGACGTCGCCTGTGAGTGTGAATTTTCCTTCTCCATCCTTTCTACGGTTCTGCTTTCTTGGCGGTTATACAGTACTAGATCTTCTTCTCCAAAACGGCAATGTCATGGCTGGCTGCATTTAGAATTTCGCCCCAGGAATTGGATTTGTAGCTTACAAATCAAAAGTATGATTTATAATGTTCATTGGCCTTCAACGAACATTAAGTGCCTAATGTAGCTTCTAAGTAGCTTCTTACACAAGAAACAGCATATGTTATTAATTTATAATGTTCATTCAGATGTTTACTTCAGGAAGGGTGGGTTGGAACGTTCAGCTAGCATTGAAAAAGATTTGGAGTGGTTCAGAGAACAAGGATTTGAAATTCCAGAGCCGAGTACTCATGGAtcaacttatgcatcttatctctctgAATTGGCTGGGAGCAATGCCCCGGCCTTCCTTTCCCACTATTACAATATTTATTTTTCCCATACAACTGGAGGGTTGGCCATAGGTAAAAAGGTAAATATCATCAACTCTTCCATCACTAAACTGTTAGATTGAGTTTAATATTGCATAACGAATAAAGATTTGATGCTCTTTattgtattttattttattttctcaaGTCATAGCATATTGTCGCTTTTACAAAGTAAATAATTCTCTATGCCGGCGCCAATATAACAGCCTGAACTGGATAGAACTACAGAGTTCATCTCTTTTTCCTGGTGTTAAATTTGTAGTCATGTTTACCACCTTGGAGGTGAGAGTGTTTGGGGAGTTCTGAGCCGATCATACAGTACGTGAGATTAGTTTTTTATGAGCACAAATTTCATGCTGACCTATTACCCACCAAATTATAATTGGTACCGAAATTCCACCATGTTCAATCTAGACTCTTGTATCAAAGGAAATAGATGGCTCAAAAAATTTCTCTATATAACATGTAATGGGACTGTTCAAGAAATATCCATAAATTTGC
It includes:
- the LOC127332377 gene encoding probable inactive heme oxygenase 2, chloroplastic, with the protein product MPLVVVVPSAAAPLRRPQPSRFVHPRRNLALTRTRCAPSPPAEAQSVKPPRPRRYPKQFPGEAVGVAEEMRFVAMRLRNPKKTTLKDNTGAAEDDGSEDDDQEVKEDNSELEEEEEEEEEEEDEEEEDNHQVAEEGDAEVEGEWMPSIEGFVRYLVDSKLVFDTVERVVAGSTDVAYVYFRKGGLERSASIEKDLEWFREQGFEIPEPSTHGSTYASYLSELAGSNAPAFLSHYYNIYFSHTTGGLAIGKKICDKIFEGRVLEFYKWDTDAELLLKDAREKLNELSKHWSRKDRNLCLKETAKCFQYMGRIVRLIIS